The following nucleotide sequence is from Candidatus Zixiibacteriota bacterium.
CCGTTTAAGGAACTCCTGGGATCATACCCGGAGTATGTCGAACGCCTGGCGGAAAGGCTTCAGAAGCTGGTTAACCCCGTCGTTATCGAGGGCGATGATGTGCTGGTGGATCCCGACCACTATCATGAATTCGTCAAATCGCTGATCCACGTTTTCCGCAACAGCGTTGATCATGGCATCGAAACCGATGAAGAGCGTTTCAGCGCGGGCAAGGATGAATTCGGTCAGATAAAGTGCGAGATTAAGCCTAATAAGCGCACGATAGAGCTGAAAATATCTGATGACGGGCGTGGACTCGATATCAACAGCGTGCGGGCCAAAGCAATTGAAAAAGGTGTCTTTGATGAAAACACGATCGGGGATGTGCCTGATGAAAAAATAAAGGAATTGATCTTTATGGATAGCATATCCACGCGCGAGAATCCCTCTGAGATTTCCGGGCGCGGTGTAGGGCTCTCTGCTGTTCGTTCTGCTCTTGACAAACTGGGCGGATCTGTTCATGTCGAGTCGATCCCCGGACAGGGCATAACCTACCATTTTGAACTTCCGGTGATTGAAACTATCGATTTGCCCGAGATCTCGATCGATAAAATCATAGCGCCAATGGTCAATCGAGCGCGGGAGTTGATGACTGACGAAATGGAAATCGGCGTAGTCGATTCAAAATGTATTGAACCTGAAGAGACTGATCGCTTGATGATCGAGGATATTACCGCCTTGATCGGAATCAAGGGCGCGCTGTCGGGTACGTTCGCGATGAGTTTCGAGCGAGATCTGGCAATGACACTTGTGCGTAAATTCGCTATCGATGAGTTGAGTGATGAAGAGGCCGAGGAGTATGTCGAAGATACCATGGCCGAAATTACAAACATTGTACTGGGGAATACCCTCAATGTATTTCCCGAAATTAACAACCTGGTAACTATTGGTACACCCAAGACAGTCAGGATCAACAGCTCGGTTCTACGGTTTACCGGTTCGGATATCTGGACCGCGACAGTCATGACCGAGCAAGGACGTCTGTCGGTCAGTCTTCTGGTTTCAGATACTATGTAAATCTGCCGATTAAAAATATGATGGAGATTTTTCAGGAGGAAAAATGGCGACTATAATGATTGTGGATGATTCCATGATGATGCGCAGGAATCTCAAAAAAATCCTGGTACAGGCCGGTCATGAAGTGATTTGCGAAGCTTCCAATGGCAATGAGGCACTGGCCGCATTCAAGCGTCATCAACCCGATTTGATTACGATGGATATCAATATGCCGATCATGGATGGTATCGAGGCTGTCAAAAAGATCCGCGAAGTCAACCCGAACGCGGCGATCGTGATGATCAGCGCTCACAACGAACAGAGCCGGGTTTACGAAGCGATCAAAAGCGGTGCAAAAAATTACATCGTCAAGCCGATTCGTTCAGATAAAGTCGTGTCAGTTGTCAATGAAGTAATGACCAAGATCAGGGAAGCGCAAAATACGTGATTTGTGCCCAACAATCAGGATTGTAAGTCGCCATTTAATCTGAAAAATCGGCACATTTACTATTTATCCGCGTTTTTGACTTGCTTATCACCTTATCTCTCTGCAATTTACTGCAGGTATGAATGAAACCAATATCAGTGCTGTATTTGAAACCAAACGAATGTTTGTACGCCGCGCCCGGGCATGGCAGGAGGATGTCGATCTTTTCTTCCGGCTCTGGAATGATCCGCTCGTGATGTGCAATGTCGGATTTCCGGAGGGACTGTTGATTTCCCGTGACGAGGTCGAGCAAATTTTGAGCGACAACGATCCCGGCCTTCTGGACAGCAAACTCCTGGCCGTGTTAAAACAGGAAGGTGTTTTGATTGGGGAATGCAAACTGGGCCGTCCGGATGCCAAGAAGATCGCCGAGACAGATATCAAGCTG
It contains:
- a CDS encoding response regulator → MATIMIVDDSMMMRRNLKKILVQAGHEVICEASNGNEALAAFKRHQPDLITMDINMPIMDGIEAVKKIREVNPNAAIVMISAHNEQSRVYEAIKSGAKNYIVKPIRSDKVVSVVNEVMTKIREAQNT